In Malaclemys terrapin pileata isolate rMalTer1 chromosome 10, rMalTer1.hap1, whole genome shotgun sequence, the DNA window caagtgctcagcagctatgaaaacacttatttaggtgcctaagcatACCTAATTTGAGGTTGAGTTTTTAGCATGTAGCTAGTTGATACTACTAGTAAATCCTTGCTAAGTACAAATAGATCATTATGGAGCCCATGCTAAAATAGGGAGATTttacattttttgaaaatgtttgattCATAAAAGAAAGCCctcctctactatcagaaatcagATTGGTAATTAGAGGCTATGCAATACCATCTCCTCTTCCAGTATAGCTCACAGCTGCTATCTTAACTGGGTATAACTGCATATTCCATAAATGTATCCAGGATTAGAGCACTTCCTTTGCAAGCATTCCCATTTTCATTGGGCCCCAAAGTCTCAGAACCTGGATCTCTGAAGTGGTACAAAAGTGATGCTacataccatttttttttttttttttttttttgcacctctCAGTACAAGATTTATTTGTGTGACATAgtcattaaatatatatttgagcTTGCTTATTGATGGCATTTATGCACATCCAACCTTTTGTCTAGTAAATATAGTCTTTAATGATAGTGCAGAAAAGTTTTCCCCACATAAGGGTTCTTATAGCTTATAAGTTCCAGTAAATAGCTCCCAAGAGAGACTAAAATTAGAAATAATATAATACCAATTAAAGTTAAATGCAAGAGCTATAAAGAAACCACATATACTATCCTTCTCTACTGACAGCAAATAATAAAATTTATGAGTATACTTATACTGGATGATCTGATTGATTATTATGTAGTAAAAAATGCTTCCATTTCCCTATCACAGAGTCATCATAGCACCTGGAATATAGCTGCAATATTCAGAAGTCTTTGTGGTGACCAGAACAGTAGCTCCTTCCTCTGTCGCTGGTAATGGGAATGAAGTATCAAAGCCAGTTTGGAGTTTCACCAAGCCACAGTCCCCGCAAGTGCATTCCTCCACTGAATACATCAGTGATGCTTCACTTTGGAGGGAATCTCCAATTATATCTGTATTCACACTGGTCTCAATATCAGCCTTGAGTATAACATTCAGCTCCATTGCAGACTCTATGAAGATATGAAAAGATATTTTAGTTCACGTGTCATGCTATCTCAGTAGTAAGGTCAAGTCATAGAATCTACTGAACGTGTCCCCCGCTCCCGAATTTAGGATGGGCATGTATGGAATCTATTATATATATACTATCATATACACAAATAAAATTAACAGAAGCATGTTTTGCTGTAAATATCTATGGATATGAAAAGgtcaaaaattaatttaattctttCTGCCACAGGGAAAATATACTTTATATATGGCTTTGAGAGGCTACAGGGTTGAATCAAGTCAATTTACACTTTACAAGCTGCAAGGCTAATCTTCCATTTTTATTCTCCCTCCGGGTAAAATTCCTTTTGACTATGGCAGGAAGGACTGGGCCTTGATAAAGAAATTCTGTTAAGCGTTTATAGCAATTTTCCAATGCAAAATAGGATAAGcaagttaaaaatgtatattgaaataaaaaagcaaatgtgattctgtAGCCAAAACCAGCGGGCTCCTAACTACTATTGGGTATCATATGATATCCTTACCCATGTTGGGAAGTACTTTTTGCCACAGTTatccccattgactttagttcATCTATTTGTGGAATAATGTACTCTCCAACATGAGTAAAACTATCAGAATCTGGTGATGTAGGCTATATTAaacattataaattaaaataacatAGCAGAAATTCACAacaatctgaaaatattttacaaagaaTTGTATTTATTGACAATCATATTTTGTACCTGTGTTTTTCAGTTCTTCCTTTGATTGTTTTGGGTGCCTCATTTTAAACAAGACCATTAATATGAACACTGTGAATGTTAAAATCACTCCTATTCCCAAACCGATCCAAAGAATTCCATCTGATACTTTTACTTGACCTGTagtaccttttaaaataaaggagACATATTATGTACATTAAAAACAACAAGCAATTAATATATAAATACGTGGCCTAATCTATAAGCCTCTCACATCTCTAAGGAATAATTTctttttctggtgagtgacagctaGGTAGCTTGAAACATTTACTTTTCCTAACATAGTTCAGTTGATATATAGAATACTGTGTTTAGGTCTTCAATCTTGTACAGATTTTATACTTGGTCTTGTAAACTTTAGTGTCATTTTTCATGGTTTATATTTAGAATCAATGCAAAGTATAAATGTGAAAATGCACAGCACAAACAAATAATGTTACAGAATTGGTACTTACTCTCATTACAATAGCTCTGACATGAAAAAGGTGGCTTACTGGAACATCGAAGGTGACAGGGTATACAAGATTGCAGCAAGCTGTCAAAATACTCATTTTTGAAGCAATGTTGAGCCATCAGGGTCAGTAATTAGTGAACTAGGAAGCCACAGAAATGGTTAAAGAGTAAG includes these proteins:
- the TNFRSF17 gene encoding tumor necrosis factor receptor superfamily member 17, with translation MAQHCFKNEYFDSLLQSCIPCHLRCSSKPPFSCQSYCNESTTGQVKVSDGILWIGLGIGVILTFTVFILMVLFKMRHPKQSKEELKNTESAMELNVILKADIETSVNTDIIGDSLQSEASLMYSVEECTCGDCGLVKLQTGFDTSFPLPATEEGATVLVTTKTSEYCSYIPGAMMTL